In a single window of the Vitis vinifera cultivar Pinot Noir 40024 chromosome 6, ASM3070453v1 genome:
- the LOC100246816 gene encoding UDP-D-apiose/UDP-D-xylose synthase 2, producing MARLDLDGKEIAPLTICLIGGAGFIGSHLCELLMTHTHHSAIVIDVSSDKITRLLEKSCSWSNRIEFHKINIKNDSRLETLIKSSDLTINLAAICTPADYNTRPLDTIYSNFLDAIPVVKYCTESNKRLIHFSTCEVYGKTIGSFLPADHSLRQDPDFYILKEDVSPCIFGPVEKQRWSYACAKQMIERLIYAEGAEHGLKFTIVRPFNWIGPRMDFIPGIDGPTEGVPRVLACFSNNLLRGEPLKLVDGGKSQRTFCYIKDAIEAVLLMIENPERANGQIFNVGNPNNEVTMRQLAQLMIEVYGKISVGSSDLTTVDVSSKDFYGVGYDDSDKRIPDMTIINRQLGWNPKTPLQDLLEVTLTYQHQTYSQSIKKALSNPTY from the exons ATGGCGAGGCTCGATTTGGACGGCAAAGAGATCGCTCCCCTCACCATCTGCTTGATCGGCGGCGCTGGCTTCATCGGATCCCACCTCTGCGAGCTCCTCATGACCCATACCCACCACTCCGCCATTGTTATCGACGTCTCCTCTGATAAAATCACCCGTCTCTTGGAGAAGTCGTGTTCTTGGTCCAACCGCATTGAGTTCCACAAGATCAATATCAAAAATGATTCTCGCCTGGAAACCCTCATCAAGTCTTCTGATCTG ACGATCAATCTGGCCGCGATTTGCACGCCGGCGGATTATAATACACGGCCGTTGGACACGATTTATAGCAATTTTCTTGATGCAATTCCAGTG GTTAAGTACTGTACTGAGAGCAATAAACGTTTGATTCATTTCTCCACATGTGAAGTCTATGGAAAGACTATAGGAAGTTTTCTTCCAGCCGATCATAGCTTGCGACAG GACCCGGATTTCTACATCCTTAAAGAAGATGTTTCCCCGTGTATTTTTGGGCCAGTTGAGAAACAGAGGTGGTCCTATGCTTGCGCAAAGCAAATGATTGAGAGGCTAATATATG CTGAGGGGGCTGAGCATGGCCTCAAGTTCACCATTGTGAGGCCTTTCAATTGGATTGGTCCTAGGATGGACTTCATTCCTGGTATTGATGGCCCAACTGAGGGGGTCCCCAGAGTTCTAGCTTGCTTCAGTAAT AACCTCCTACGGGGTGAGCCTCTCAAGCTTGTTGATGGAGGGAAGTCCCAGAGAACCTTTTGCTATATCAAGGATGCCATCGAGGCTGTTCTTCTAATGATT GAGAACCCAGAGCGTGCAAATGGCCAGATTTTCAATGTGGGGAATCCCAACAATGAAGTTACAATGAGGCAACTAGCTCAGTTAATGATAGAG GTCTATGGGAAGATATCTGTTGGCTCCTCTGATCTAACGACTGTTGATGTGAGCTCGAAGGATTTCTATGGTGTAGGTTATGATGACAGTGACAAGCGTATTCCCGACATGACAATCATCAACAGGCAGCTTG GATGGAATCCAAAGACACCCCTCCAAGATCTTCTTGAAGTTACTCTCACATATCAACACCAGACGTACTCCCAGTCAATTAAAAAGGCACTGTCGAACCCAACCTATTGA